From one Pseudoliparis swirei isolate HS2019 ecotype Mariana Trench chromosome 5, NWPU_hadal_v1, whole genome shotgun sequence genomic stretch:
- the ccdc181 gene encoding coiled-coil domain-containing protein 181 isoform X1, which yields MSEVVCTKPQEEYEDDFEKDLDWLICEESRSEDQGPDFDDIEAEIDKELEDDDEQKGKKRKLNRHKEEKRGTKTGELEEDEERWPSPMEPFEFDSDRDSPNKSSSIAPPPPRMEEQTEEEKKFILEKIQQANQDLHDQEAPDMTRRRRLHFKETLVDLVVPPRQDGHTGEGEGEQGNKDSEAETDVSGKLSELKLSPRGESVGSNRAVETAEGGGKEGRVLVEKDGKFDLVSLKEVESQGLLPPLVSNSSPRHQQPTVSSSKTHRSSPFQPGTDHLRAPKPPAQPRNRPSSASHSQRGGHLVSKRRVQSATGTPSQATYTLSPHQKELLQRIRERKEKVAREEEQRKLEEEEQKRQENELAFKAWLLRKREQFHGEKRIQRAQEMEKMSSKQTDSSDCEDSFRLWLQRKQEQQQKERQLVELKRLEEEAGYLLHSREECERAFKLWLKRKWAEKRAAQQVTRERSRRLVLEERRVRRTRDLLCSFNETKPFRFTEQLAYRF from the exons ATGAGTGAGGTGGTTTGCACAAAGCCTCAGGAGGAATATGAGGACGACTTTGAGAAGGATCTGGACTGGCTGATCTGTGAGGAAAGTCGAAGTGAAGACCAA GGTCCTGACTTTGACGACATAGAAGCAGAAATTGACAAAGAACTGgaggatgatgacgagcagaaaggaaagaaaagaaaactcaatcgccacaaggaggagaagagaggcacGAAAACAGGGGAGctggaagaagatgaagagaggTGGCCCTCACCCATGGAGCCATTTGAGTTTGACTCAGACAGAGACAGCCCGAATAAGTCATCATCTATAGCCCCGCCACCCCCGAGGATGGAGGAAcagactgaggaggagaagaagttcaTTTTGGAGAAGATCCAGCAGGCTAATCAAGACTTGCACGACCAAGAAGCTCCAGATATGACGAGGCGTAGGCGGCTGCATTTTAAAGAGACGCTGGTGGATCTGGTGGTGCCTCCGCGGCAAGATGGGCACACTGGTGAGGGTGAAGGGGAACAGGGAAACAAGGATTCAGAGGCGGAGACCGACGTGTCAGGGAAGCTGTCGGAGCTTAAACTTTCCCCTCGGGGGGAAAGCGTGGGATCTAACAGGGCTGTGGAGACcgctgagggaggaggaaaggagggtagAGTCCTTGTGGAAAAGGATGGTAAGTTTGATCTGGTCAGTCTGAAAGAGGTGGAAAGCCAaggactcctccctcctctggtGAGCAACTCCTCCCCACGTCACCAGCAGCCAACTGTGAGCTCCAGTAAGACCCACAGGTCCTCCCCCTTCCAGCCAGGCACGGATCACCTCCGTGCCCCCAAACCTCCCGCTCAGCCCAGGAACCGGCCCAGTTCAGCCAGCCACAGCCAGAGAGGCGGTCATCTGGTCAGCAAGCGGCGGGTGCAGTCGGCCACCGGGACACCCTCCCAGGCCACCTACACCCTTTCCCCGCATCAGAaggagctgctgcagaggatccgggagaggaaggagaaagtGGCCAGAGAG gaggagcagaggaaactggaggaagaggagcagaagaggcaGGAGAACGAGCTGGCGTTTAAGGCGTGGCTGCTGAGGAAGAGGGAGCAGTTTCATGGGGAGAAAAGGATCCAAAGAGcccaggagatggagaagatgaGTTCCAAG CAGACAGACTCCAGCGACTGTGAAGATTCCTTCCGGCTGTGGCTTCAGAggaagcaggagcagcagcagaaggagagacAGCTGGTGGAGctcaagaggctggaggaggaggctggtTACCTCCTGCACAGCCGCGAGGAGTGTGAACGGGCCTTCAAACT GTGGCTGAAGCGGAAGTGGGCGGAGAAGCGGGCGGCGCAGCAGGTGACTCGAGAGCGCTCCCGCAGGTTGGTGCTGGAGGAGCGGCGCGTGCGGCGAACAAGGGATCTGCTTTGTTCCTTCAATGAAACCAAGCCGTTCAGATTCACCGAACAGCTGGCCTACCGCTTCTGA
- the ccdc181 gene encoding coiled-coil domain-containing protein 181 isoform X2, with protein sequence MSEVVCTKPQEEYEDDFEKDLDWLICEESRSEDQGPDFDDIEAEIDKELEDDDEQKGKKRKLNRHKEEKRGTKTGELEEDEERWPSPMEPFEFDSDRDSPNKSSSIAPPPPRMEEQTEEEKKFILEKIQQANQDLHDQEAPDMTRRRRLHFKETLVDLVVPPRQDGHTGEGEGEQGNKDSEAETDVSGKLSELKLSPRGESVGSNRAVETAEGGGKEGRVLVEKDGKFDLVSLKEVESQGLLPPLVSNSSPRHQQPTVSSSKTHRSSPFQPGTDHLRAPKPPAQPRNRPSSASHSQRGGHLVSKRRVQSATGTPSQATYTLSPHQKELLQRIRERKEKVAREEEQRKLEEEEQKRQENELAFKAWLLRKREQFHGEKRIQRAQEMEKMSSKTDSSDCEDSFRLWLQRKQEQQQKERQLVELKRLEEEAGYLLHSREECERAFKLWLKRKWAEKRAAQQVTRERSRRLVLEERRVRRTRDLLCSFNETKPFRFTEQLAYRF encoded by the exons ATGAGTGAGGTGGTTTGCACAAAGCCTCAGGAGGAATATGAGGACGACTTTGAGAAGGATCTGGACTGGCTGATCTGTGAGGAAAGTCGAAGTGAAGACCAA GGTCCTGACTTTGACGACATAGAAGCAGAAATTGACAAAGAACTGgaggatgatgacgagcagaaaggaaagaaaagaaaactcaatcgccacaaggaggagaagagaggcacGAAAACAGGGGAGctggaagaagatgaagagaggTGGCCCTCACCCATGGAGCCATTTGAGTTTGACTCAGACAGAGACAGCCCGAATAAGTCATCATCTATAGCCCCGCCACCCCCGAGGATGGAGGAAcagactgaggaggagaagaagttcaTTTTGGAGAAGATCCAGCAGGCTAATCAAGACTTGCACGACCAAGAAGCTCCAGATATGACGAGGCGTAGGCGGCTGCATTTTAAAGAGACGCTGGTGGATCTGGTGGTGCCTCCGCGGCAAGATGGGCACACTGGTGAGGGTGAAGGGGAACAGGGAAACAAGGATTCAGAGGCGGAGACCGACGTGTCAGGGAAGCTGTCGGAGCTTAAACTTTCCCCTCGGGGGGAAAGCGTGGGATCTAACAGGGCTGTGGAGACcgctgagggaggaggaaaggagggtagAGTCCTTGTGGAAAAGGATGGTAAGTTTGATCTGGTCAGTCTGAAAGAGGTGGAAAGCCAaggactcctccctcctctggtGAGCAACTCCTCCCCACGTCACCAGCAGCCAACTGTGAGCTCCAGTAAGACCCACAGGTCCTCCCCCTTCCAGCCAGGCACGGATCACCTCCGTGCCCCCAAACCTCCCGCTCAGCCCAGGAACCGGCCCAGTTCAGCCAGCCACAGCCAGAGAGGCGGTCATCTGGTCAGCAAGCGGCGGGTGCAGTCGGCCACCGGGACACCCTCCCAGGCCACCTACACCCTTTCCCCGCATCAGAaggagctgctgcagaggatccgggagaggaaggagaaagtGGCCAGAGAG gaggagcagaggaaactggaggaagaggagcagaagaggcaGGAGAACGAGCTGGCGTTTAAGGCGTGGCTGCTGAGGAAGAGGGAGCAGTTTCATGGGGAGAAAAGGATCCAAAGAGcccaggagatggagaagatgaGTTCCAAG ACAGACTCCAGCGACTGTGAAGATTCCTTCCGGCTGTGGCTTCAGAggaagcaggagcagcagcagaaggagagacAGCTGGTGGAGctcaagaggctggaggaggaggctggtTACCTCCTGCACAGCCGCGAGGAGTGTGAACGGGCCTTCAAACT GTGGCTGAAGCGGAAGTGGGCGGAGAAGCGGGCGGCGCAGCAGGTGACTCGAGAGCGCTCCCGCAGGTTGGTGCTGGAGGAGCGGCGCGTGCGGCGAACAAGGGATCTGCTTTGTTCCTTCAATGAAACCAAGCCGTTCAGATTCACCGAACAGCTGGCCTACCGCTTCTGA